The DNA segment AATTTTTACAGGGCCCATAAAATGTCCAAAATATTTAAAAATTCCTTGAGTTCTAATACCTTCATAATGATAATAAAAAAATACGATAATAGCTAAAGTGGCACTAAAATTCAAACTAGCACTAGGAGCTTCAAAGCCAGGTATTATACCTATTAAATTGCTAAAAAATACCATAAAACCTATAGTTGCAACAAGTGGCAAATATCTTCTTGCAGCTTCATCACTTCCCATGGTATCTCTTCCCATGCTTAGTATACCTTCCATATATGCCTCAGCTAAATTCTGACTTCCTCTAGGAACGATTTGCATTGATTTTGTAGCAAATTTAGCCAAAACCAAAGAAATTACAACAACTATAGCAAGATGAAAAAAATAAGCAAAAGTATGACTAGTATCGATAAAAGAACTAAATAAAAATAAATCTTTCATTAAAAAACCTCAGCTAGAATATTCAAAAGCAACTATTATAAAACAATTTTTCTTATATTTTAATGAAAAAATATTTTTACAAACTACATCCATTCTAATACTTCACGCAATTCCTTTGCAACAAAGCATTTTAATCCTATTTTTTCCAAAGGATCACTTGCTATAATAGCATTTTTAAAATTTTGCATCTTCGCTTCTTTTAATCTTACATCAAGTGAAAAAACTTCTTTAATTTCACCATTTAAGCTAAGCTCTCCTATAAAAACACTATCTTTACTTAGGGGTCTATTTTTAAAACTTGAAATAATGGCGGCAACTACTGCTAAATCCGCTGCTGTTTCATTGATTTTAACTCCACCACTAACATTTATAAAAACATCATATCTCCCAAGAGGAATTTCAAGTTTTCTCTCAAGTAACGCTATAAGCATATCTAAACGATTTTTTTCATAACCTGTAGCACTTCTTTTTGGATAAGTGCTCTCGCACACTAAGGCTTGAATTTCTAAAATCAATGCTCTTGATCCTTCCATAACAACACTCAAAGCACTACCACTAACTGCTTTACCTCTAGTAAAAAATTTATTCGAAATATCTTTTGCGCTAATTAATCCTTTAGAAGTCATTTCAAAAATTCCGACTTCACTAATATTTCCAAAACGATTTTTAAAACCACGTAAAATTCGAATTTCTTTATTATTATCACCTTCAAAATAAAGCACTACATCAACCATATGTTCTAAAATTCTAGGACCAGCAATCGCTCCATCTTTTGTAATATGGCCTATAACAAAAGTACTTATATTTCTAGCTTTACAAAAACGCATTAATTCAAAAGTAATTTCCCTAACTTGAGTTACGCTACCAGCTGCTGAAGCAATTTTATTAGAATAAATTGTTTGTATAGAATCGATAATTAAAATTTCATATTGATCTTTTAAAAGTTCACTCAGAATATCCTCTAAACAAAGCTCAGTTAGCAAAAATAAATTTTTATCATTAGCCTCTAATCTATTTGCCCTGAGTTTAATTTGAGCTTTACTTTCTTCACCACTTACATATAAGACTTTTTTACCATTTTTAGCTAAATTTGAAGCAATCTTAAGTAAAAGAGTAGATTTTCCAACTCCTGGGGAACCTCCTATTAAAGTCAAAGAACCTATAACCAATCCACCACCTAATACTAAATCAAGTTCCCTATATTGAGTAGAAATTCGGATAAAATTTTCTTCTTCTACATCGTTAATACAAACTGCTAGATTGCTTTTATTTATATTTTCAAGCTCTTTTAAAACTTTTATTTGTTCTTGTTTTAATTCTACAAAGCTATCCCAAGCACCACAATCAGGACATTTTCCAAGCCATTTTGTTTGCTGATTACCACAAGCTTGACATTCAAATAAAATATGTTTTTTAGCCATTAAACTACCTAAAATTATGATTTCATATTTTAATTAAATATCTTTAAGATTTCTTTTTACTATTTCTTCTTCTAAAGGGATAATATTTTTAAGTATTTCTTCATTTGTAAATTTTATATTTTGAATTAAAACTTCAAATAAAAATATATGATCTTTTATCCAAGTTAAATTTTTATTTAACCATTCGTCATTATTTCTCGGATTTATTACATAAATTCTTGCTAAATTAAATTCAAATTGTTGCAAAAATGGTCTGATAAACTCATATAAAAAACTTTTGCAATATTCGTCAAGTTTTATTTTAGAAGTATCTAAAAATTGCATAGTTTGCATAATCATTTTTTTCTTTTCTTCAAACAAAGAAATTTGATAGATTTTTTGATTGTATTGCTTTAAGTTATCTAAATGAAGTTGAAATTCTTCAATAAAACCTTTACTAAATTTTATGTTATTTTTTATTTCATTATAACTTTGTATCAACAAATCATTTTGCATATTTTTATCTAATGATACAGGTTTTTCAAAAGGTTTAGTTATTTTTTTATCTAGAAATTCTTCACAACATTCTTTAAAAGGTTTTTCTATGGTCCCTTCAATATGCGCCCCACCTTCAGTAGCATTATAAAATTTAAAACCTTCTTTGCTAGCTATATAATTTTGTATCGTTAATCTAAATATATTCCAAAATCTATGAGTAACCACAATACCATCACCGCCATAAGCTTTAGCAGATTCTTTATCTGTATAACTTTCATAATTTGGACCATAAATATACTCTTTAGGATGGGAGGTACCATCATTTGCATAAGCTAAATCTTGTCCTATAAATATAATATTTTCATGGCTTAATTCACATGCTAAATGCAAAGCATTAAGTGCCACTGTGCTACCAGCTGACAAATTTCCAAAACTATCTAAATTTAAATTATCAATAAATTTTGTTGTATAAGGTGTCAAAGTGTATTGTCTTTTTGTATCTTCTAGATACTTTATAACCAAAGGATGCACCAGAGTCAACAAAATAAATACTATATTTTTATCTATATTTTCATAATTTTGTTTTAATAAATCAGCTGTCATTTCACTACGTTCACTCATTAAAACATAATCAGGTTTAATTTCATTTTTAGCCAAAATAGAATAAGCACTATCTACACAGAATATACTAAAATTATCTTGATATCTTTTCAACAAAGGAAGTTGCTTTGTTAAAGATGGTCCAGTAGAAACTATAATAGCTGATTTTGACTTTTTATTTCTGTTTTGTAGTAAACTTTGCAAGGTTAAACCAGTAATCATTTTTGACATATTATAAGTAAATTGTGCAATTCCTTGAATTGTATCTCCTATATCATCTCCTTGATATAAAATGATAGTTTTTATACATTGTGAAATTTTATCATTTAGTTTTAAAATTTTTGTTTGAACGTCGCTATAGTAATCACTATGCAAATGCATATCATATACTCTCAAAAAATTAAAAAAAGGAAATTTTTGAAATAAAATCATCAAATCTGAACTATCAATATCGCTATTTAAAATAATAATTTTTTGTTCTTTTAACTCTTGAGAAAAATCAAAATTACTCAGTGCAATTTGCAATAATTCTAAATCATCTTCAAAAACAATAATATGTTTTAAATTTTGATTTTTTAAAAGACATTTATACAAGATTCCATTTCCAAACCCATAAAAATATAACACAGGATACAACAAATATTTTTCTTGATAAAATTTTATTTTTTCTTGTAAATATGAGTCTAGATTGTCATAAATTGCTATATTAGTTTTAGTATTTATAAAATTTAGATTGATCCCCCCCCATTATCTATTTTTTGAAATTTATTATTTTGTATTTTTCTTAGTTGATCTAATAAATAAGGATTATTTAATGATGCTAAATTTTTAGATAATATACTCATTTAAAAATAGGTTCCAAAATAGCATCTAGATATTCTTTGACATTAAATTCACAAAGATCTTCCATTTTTTCTCCTATACCAACATAAAATATCGGAAGCTCCAATTCTCTAGCTATACTAAATAATGCTCCACCTTTAGCAGTACCATCAAGTTTTGTAATAATAACACCATCAAGTTGAACTAATTCATTAAAAGCTTTAGCTTGCAAAATTCCAGATACTCCTTGCGTGCCATCAAGAATAAGTATTTTTCTATGTGGTGCGCCTTGCATAGCTTTAGCACTAATACGCACAATTTTTTCTAATTCATTAGCCAAATTTTTTTGATTTTGTAATCTACCCGCAGTATCTAAAATAACTCTATCGTATTTTTTAGCCAATGCTTTAGAGATGGTATCAAAGGCAACTGCTGATGGATCGTGTCCTTGAGAAGTGGCTATAATATCCATATCAAGTTTTTGTGCCCAAAGTTTTAGTTGTTCAATAGCTCCAGCTCTAAAAGTATCACAAGCTCCAAGTATAACTTTTTCACCATTTGTTTTGTGTAAAAATGCCATCTTAGCAATGCTTGTAGTTTTTCCAACCCCATTAACTCCTAAAATTAAATCTACAAAAGGCTTATCGCTGGAAAATTCAGGCTTATCATAAATAAAATAAGTTCCCATTACACGCTCTAAATCAGCCCTTTTTACTTCATCATTAGGTGGTAAATAATAAATAATTTCTTCTATTATTTCATAAGCAACATCAGCTTCTAATAGCATTTCTTCTAATAATTCTTTTGTAACAATTTTATTGTCTGCTTTAACTAAATTTATACTCTCTAAAGTCTTTTTTAAACCATTTTTTAAAAATCCAAACATCACATTATCACTTTTTGTATATCTATATCTAACATTTCTTCAGGAATTAGTCCTAAGTATTCTTTTATTTTCTGGCCCTTTGTGTCAAATAAAACCATTGTGGGGATGGAGCCTATATTTAAAATCTTAGAAAAAATGAGACTATTTTCTCCTGATCCTGCTTGAAAAGTTATTTTATTTTCTTGTATAAATTCAAGTATTTCTTTGTCTTTATTTTCCTCTAAAAAAAGTACTATAATATCCAATCCATCTTTATATTTTCTATGTAAATTATTTAAATGTGCAATTTCTGCTTTGCAGGGTATACACCACGAAGTAAAAAATACAAATAATTTTGCTTTAGAATTATCATCAAAATCAAATTTTTGATCTTGATAATTGACAAATAATTTTTTATCATCTAAAAATTTTAAAGTAAAATGCACATTTTCACTTTGCGTTAAACTAGCACCATTCATCTCTTGTGTATCTTCTTTTTCACTCGAACAAGCACTAAAAAAAACTAATATAAAAATTACTAAAAAAAAATTAATCTTCAAGCATTATCCTTATGATCATTTAAGCTTAAAATTATAACATAAAAAGTAAAAAGCTAAGGAAGCCTTTGACAAAAAATATTTTTAGACAAATTCAAAAAAATAAAACTAATCAAAGAATAAAATTTCAATATAAAAAAAATTTTATTATTTTTAAAGAAATAATCAAAATTTTAAAAATGCTAAAAACAACAAAAAACATACTAATTTACATACCTTTAAAACATGAAGTTGATATTTATAGATTTAGGCATTTACTTTCTAATAAATATCAAATTTTTGTTCCATTTATGCAAGATAAAAGTTTAAAGGTAGTAAAATTAAGGCTAACTCTTGATAAAAAGAGTTTTGGGGTATATGAACCAAAAAATTCCTTTTTGCATTCTCGTGTAGATATAGCCATCGTTCCTGTCATAGGTGTAGATGAAAATTTTAAGAGAATAGGTCATGGGAAAGGATTTTATGATAGATTTTTTGCAAATTTTACTCATAAAAAACCTAAAATTATTTTTGTACAAATAATTAATAGCAAAATTAAAGAAAATTTATGTGAAAATCATGACATAAAAGGTGATTTTTATATTAACCCTTAT comes from the Campylobacter insulaenigrae NCTC 12927 genome and includes:
- a CDS encoding F0F1 ATP synthase subunit A is translated as MKDLFLFSSFIDTSHTFAYFFHLAIVVVISLVLAKFATKSMQIVPRGSQNLAEAYMEGILSMGRDTMGSDEAARRYLPLVATIGFMVFFSNLIGIIPGFEAPSASLNFSATLAIIVFFYYHYEGIRTQGIFKYFGHFMGPVKILAPLMFPIEIVSHISRVISLSFRLFGNIKGDDLFLAVILALVPWVAPLPAYILLTFMAFLQSFIFMILTYVYLAGATVVDEQH
- the radA gene encoding DNA repair protein RadA; protein product: MAKKHILFECQACGNQQTKWLGKCPDCGAWDSFVELKQEQIKVLKELENINKSNLAVCINDVEEENFIRISTQYRELDLVLGGGLVIGSLTLIGGSPGVGKSTLLLKIASNLAKNGKKVLYVSGEESKAQIKLRANRLEANDKNLFLLTELCLEDILSELLKDQYEILIIDSIQTIYSNKIASAAGSVTQVREITFELMRFCKARNISTFVIGHITKDGAIAGPRILEHMVDVVLYFEGDNNKEIRILRGFKNRFGNISEVGIFEMTSKGLISAKDISNKFFTRGKAVSGSALSVVMEGSRALILEIQALVCESTYPKRSATGYEKNRLDMLIALLERKLEIPLGRYDVFINVSGGVKINETAADLAVVAAIISSFKNRPLSKDSVFIGELSLNGEIKEVFSLDVRLKEAKMQNFKNAIIASDPLEKIGLKCFVAKELREVLEWM
- the ftsY gene encoding signal recognition particle-docking protein FtsY, whose translation is MFGFLKNGLKKTLESINLVKADNKIVTKELLEEMLLEADVAYEIIEEIIYYLPPNDEVKRADLERVMGTYFIYDKPEFSSDKPFVDLILGVNGVGKTTSIAKMAFLHKTNGEKVILGACDTFRAGAIEQLKLWAQKLDMDIIATSQGHDPSAVAFDTISKALAKKYDRVILDTAGRLQNQKNLANELEKIVRISAKAMQGAPHRKILILDGTQGVSGILQAKAFNELVQLDGVIITKLDGTAKGGALFSIARELELPIFYVGIGEKMEDLCEFNVKEYLDAILEPIFK
- a CDS encoding TlpA family protein disulfide reductase; translated protein: MKINFFLVIFILVFFSACSSEKEDTQEMNGASLTQSENVHFTLKFLDDKKLFVNYQDQKFDFDDNSKAKLFVFFTSWCIPCKAEIAHLNNLHRKYKDGLDIIVLFLEENKDKEILEFIQENKITFQAGSGENSLIFSKILNIGSIPTMVLFDTKGQKIKEYLGLIPEEMLDIDIQKVIM
- a CDS encoding 5-formyltetrahydrofolate cyclo-ligase; the encoded protein is MTKNIFRQIQKNKTNQRIKFQYKKNFIIFKEIIKILKMLKTTKNILIYIPLKHEVDIYRFRHLLSNKYQIFVPFMQDKSLKVVKLRLTLDKKSFGVYEPKNSFLHSRVDIAIVPVIGVDENFKRIGHGKGFYDRFFANFTHKKPKIIFVQIINSKIKENLCENHDIKGDFYINPYKKYFRKVNKNDRNYSCINSRFYRRRDWICSR